The Stigmatella ashevillena genomic sequence GCCCCTGCGCCCACGGAGGCTCCTGCGCCCACGGAGGCTCCTGCGCCCACGGGGGCACCGGCCCCCGCGCCTCCCCCGGAGACCAGCCCCTCGGCCGCCCCGGGGCCCTGAGGTCGCCTGCCCTCACGGCGCTTTCAGCGTGCGGAAGGTGATGGAGTACCGCTCCTGTTTCACAGCAGGAATGCTGTGCTGCCACGTGCTCCGGGATTCGCCTCCCAGGACGTAGGCCGAGCGAGGGGCGAGCTCCAGCGCATACGTGCGCCGCGCCTCGCCCTGGTCACGTTGGAAGCGCATCCGGCATGCGCCGCCCAGAGAGACCCCCACCACCTGCTGGCCGAACATGGGCGCGTCCCGGTGCCAGCCAATGGCCGCCCCGGGCGGGTATTCGTTCAGCAAGGCCTCGACGAGTTGCTCGGGCGGCTCGCCCATCAGCACCGCGCACCGGCTCCTCAGTGGCAAGAGGAAGTCTGGCAGGGCGGGCCCAGGTTCCACCTGCCAGCTCTCGTAGCCGTAGAGCCAGCCAAAGTGCGCCGAGCGCCGCCTGGCCACCTGCCCCCGCATCCGGATCTCCGAGAAAGACACGCCTCGCAGGTGCGCCAAGAGCTGCGCCTCCTCGGCCGCCGTGAGAAAATCCGGGACATAGAGGAGCCCCTCTGGCCGCTCCTCTTCCTGTCCCGTCATGACAGCCATCCCTGGGAAACGCTCCTGAGCACTCAAGCCCTGGAAGCATAGGGATGGGCCCTGCCCATCGCACCCACGAAGGGGCTCGTCAGTAATTCGTGTAGAGCAGCCGATTGAACGAGCCTGCGGGCAACCCCGTCAACACCCCTTGCGTGGCGTTGTTGATGATGGCCGAGTTCACGATGGGGGCAGAGGCTGCGGGGTTGCCCTGAAGGTAGAGCGCCACCACGCCCGTCACGAAGGCGCTGGAGACGCCGCCTCCGCTGAGCGTCTGGTACGCGGTATCGCTGGTGTACCAGGCCGCCGTCGCCGTGCCGGGCGCGTAGAGATCCACGCAGGAGCCGTAGTTCGAGAAGGACGCCACGCTGTCGGAGACGGTGCTCGAGCCCACGGTGATGGCCTGGGCCACGCGGGCCGGCGAGTAGTTGCACGCGTTCGCGTTGTTGCTGCCCGCCGGGACGACCACTGGAACACCTGAATTGATGAGGTTCACCACCGCATTGTCCAGCGCAGTGGACACGGCACCACCGAAGGGAAGGTGGGCCACTGCCGGACTGATGTGGTTGGCCGTGACCCAATTCAGCCCCGAGATGATCCGGGAGGTGGTCGAGGCGCCCTGGCAATCGAGGACCCGGACCGACCAGAGCTTGACCCCCTTGGCCACGCCATGTTGCGCGCCGCCCACAATCCCCGCTGAGTGTGTCCCCACTCCCACGCAGTCGCTGGCATCTCCCCCGGGGGTGACCGCGTCGTAGCCTGTCACGACCTGGTTGGGTTGAAACTCGACGTGCGTCTTGCGGATGCCGGTGGCCACGATGTACGCGTTCACGCCCGCCCCCGTCAGGGAGTAGGTGAAAGTGCCATTCAACGGAAGGGTGTGCTGATCAATCCGGTCCAGCCCTGCGCTCGACGTCGGTTGGACCGTCTGGAGCGTGAAGCCCTCCTGCTCTTCCTGGAAGAGCCCATCCTCCTCGACGAACGCCACGCTGGGATGACGCGCCAGGGACTTCGCGGCGGCTTCGGACATACGGACGGCGAAGCCCCGCGCCGCGCTCGTGTACACCTCGAAAACCTCACCGCCATACCGGTGCGCGAGGTCCTTCGACAGGGCTTCCACCTCGCCCGTCCCCGCCTTGAGCATCACGATGTATTGCCCAGGAACGGCCCGATCGGACCTCAGGAAGTTCTCCACGGTGCCCACCGCGGAGGGGGCAACGTCCTCTCCGGCCGACATGTCCTGGCCGCAGGCCACCAGCGATAACAGCGACAGGCTCATCAACCGCTTCTTCGAGATCCACATGGGGCGACTCCCGGAGGCAAAGGGGGATTCGCCCATCTTGAGGGGGAGCCGTAAAAACCGACAAGATTGAAAATGCAGAGGCCCCCACCGTTTTCACGATGGAGGCCTCGGACGCTCAGGCGCGCAGGTTCGCGGTTACAGGAGCTTCATCAGCTCCGCGCGCTTGGTGCTGTACTCGTCGTCGGAGAGGACGCCTGCCTTGTGCAGCTCGTGCAGTTCCTTCAGACGCTGCGCCGGGGTACGGGAATCCCCGCCGCCTGCGGCCTCGGGCGCCGGGCCCTGAGGCGCCTGGCGAGCCTGCTGCTGGTTGTTCGCGAACATCTGAGCCATGCCCATGCCCATGCCGAGGCCCATGCCCTGGAGCGCGCCATCCGAGCCGCTGCCGTGGCCGCCGCCCTTCGCCATGCCCTCGGAGGCCCCCAGCATCGCCTGCCCCTGGGCGTAGTTCTGGAAACCGCCCGCCATGCGCGAGTAGGCCGCGTCCTTGGAGAACTTCTTGAGCGTGGCCTCGTCCTCTTCCTTGATGCTCACGTGGAAGTTGCCCATGCGCACCACGGTGAGCCCGTAGCTGTCCACATGCGGCTTGAGACCGGCGATGACCTCGGTTTCGATCTCCTCGGTGTACGCGCCGCTCGTCACGTCCAGCAGCGGCCAGCGCTTCTTCACCAGCAGCTCGGCGATGCGGTCGCGCGTCACCTTGAGCACCTGGCTCTTGAACCACCCCACGAAGTCGTCGTTGCTGGAGCGGCCCATGCCCACCAGGCCCACCACCAGCCGCTCCGGCTCGGTCACCCGGATGGAGAAGTCGCCGTACACCATCGTGCCGATGCCCAGGCCCGTCTCCGGATCGCGCACATCGCCAATGGGCCCGCCGAACTTCAGCCCGGTGTGCTCGCGCGTGGAGATGAAGAAGATCTCCGAGATGAAGAGGTCTCCCCCGGTGAACTTCTCCAGGAGCCGGGACAAGAACGGAATGTTCTTCGTGTCCAGCTGGTGCCGACCCGGCCCCAGCTTGCCCTCGACCTTGCCGTCCTTGACGAAGAGGGCGACCTCATCCGCGTCAACGGTGAGCTGCGTCAGCATCCGGACGTTCTTCTCCGGATACTTGAAGATGATCTCTCCCTTGGCCTCGTCCGCGCGGGCAATGAAATTGCGCTTCGTCTCGCCTTTGATCGTGTCGAAAAGACCCATCTTGCTCGCTTCGCCTCCGTCCGGACCGCGTCACCTGTAAGAACCCACGCCGCCGTATCTTCTATACGGATAGCGGCCAGGGGAATTGCATGCTCGCCCTTCGGGCGGGCCCCTGCCTACCCGCAAGATGCCAGTTTTACTCGGAATTGCCTAGCCGACCGAGAAAGCGCCCCCCCGCTCAGCCCCACCGGCTGATGAGCCGTTCACGATCCAGCAGTCGGACGCTGGCCACCAGGAGCACCCCATCCAGCAGGAGCACCACGAAGCCCTGGAGGGCGTAGTAGCCCACCCCCGCGTTGAGCCACCCCGCGATCTGCCCTCCCACCAGCCCCACCAACGGCAGCACCACCAGGGCCGAGAGTTGCTGGGCCGTGCGCGCCTCGGACACGCGCGCGGAGAGCAGCACCGCCACGCCGTTGCCAAAAAAGGCGAACAGGGGCGCGAGCACGAAGATGCCAAAGGTCCACAGCGCATTGGGCATCAGCGGCGCTTGCACCAACGGCCACGCCACCACGTCCACCCCCACGCAGAACACGAAGAAGGCCACCCAGGAGATGCCCACCGCGGGCACGAGCGAGGCCAGGCTCTTGCCCGCCACCAGTTCGGCGGCGGTCACCGGCGAGGAGAGCAGGGGCTCCAGCGTGCGCCGCTCCTTCTCCCCCGCCACGCTCTGCGAGGAGATGAGGATGGGGACGAAGACCGGCATGACCAGGAACATCCCGAACCAGTCGGTGAGCGTCTTGTCGATGAGGAACAGCGCCGCGTTCTCCCCGAGGAGCAAGTCCTGGTTGTAGTACTGGGCGATGACCCGCAGGTTGGGATCGTCCGGACGCGCCGCATACGCCCACACCACGCCAATGGGGACCAGGACGAACACCAGGGGCAACACCCCCATGGACAGCAGCAGCCCCACGTTCTTGCGCAGGTCCAGAAAGTCCTTCCAGAAAATGGCCAGGGCTCGCTTCGGCCGGAACGCCATGCTCACACCCTCCCCTGCCGGATGAGTTCCAAGTAGACCTCTTCCAGAGGCCGGTGCGCGGGAATGGCGCTGTGCACCCGCGCGCCCGCGTTCACCAGGCAGGCCAGCACGTCCGGCGCCTGGGACTCCTCGGTGAGCAGCACCCGCAGCTTGCCCCCCTCGCTCAGCACATGGGGCTTGAACGGCAACGCGTCCAGCACCGTCACGAAGCGCTCCGCCTCCCCCTCCACCCGCACCTCCAGGGACAGCCCCGCGCGCCGCAGCTCGCCCAACGGGGCCAGCGCCAGCAGGCGGCCCTGGATGATGGCGACCCGCGAGCACAGCCGCTCCACCTCCGCCAGGTTGTGCGAACAGAGCACGATGGTGCGCCCCTCCGAGGCCAGCTCCGCCACCGCGTCCCTCACCACGCGCGCCGACTCCGGATCCAGACCGGAGGTGGGCTCGTCCAGGAAGATGACCTGAGGGCCGTGCACGAGCGTGCGCACGATGGCCAGTTTCTGGCGCATGCCCTTGGAGAACCCGCCACAGGCCTCGTCCTCCCGCCCCGCCAGCCCGAAGCGCTCCAGGTAAGAGCGAACGCGAGGCCACGTGGCCGCCTCGTCCAGTTCGTGCAGCTTCATGAAGAAGCGCAGGTTCTCCCGCGCCGTCAGCCGTTCATACAGCCCGGGCTGTTCCGTGAGCAGCCCCACCGCGCCCCGCAGCGCCTCGCCGTCGGTCCGGATGGAGTAGCCCCCCACCGTGGCCTCTCCCTCCGTGGGCTGGAGCAACCCGGTGAGCATGCGCACCGTGGTGGTCTTCCCCGCCCCATTGGGCCCCAACAGGCCGAACACCTCGCCGGGCAGGACATCGAACGTCAGCCCCTCCACCGCGGTGCGCGTTCCGAACCGCTTGGCGAGTCCCCGAACCTGAATGCCGCTCAATCGATGGTCACCAGGATGAACTTGTTGTTGATGTCGCGATCGATGACCTTGACGCTCTTGCCAGCACCCACGGCGTTGCTCAGCACGCTGAGCCGGTTGTGCTCCACCAGGGCCCACTCACGGCCCGGCTGGGCGGCATAGTTGCGCATGCGCGCCGAGGAATCTCCCCCCCGGAACTGCTCCACCGTGTTGCGCGAGTAGAACGTCTCGCCCCGCCAGTTCATCATGAAGGCGGCGATGGGCTCTCCAGGCTGGCGCTGGCGGTAGTAGCGCCAGAACAGATCCCTCTGCGTCCAATGGTGGGACAGGCTCACCCAGTGGTACCAGTTGAACCAGACCGCGAAGAGCAGCGCGAACAGCCAGAAGCTTCCAAAGAGCACGCTTCGCGTCTGCCGGAGGGCCGCCACCACGCTGATCCCTCCGCCCACGGCGAAGGCGAATCCCAGCCCCTTCTTCACATTCACCGGGTCCATGAGGACCCGCAGCAGCGCGTCCTCGCCGAGCGGCCCCCCAAAGCCCTTCCAGCAGAGCAGCCCTCCCGCGAGGACGTAGACCGCGGTCAGCAGCAACAGCCCCACACGGTCCTCGTTGCCCTTGCGCAGGGCATGCCAGACGGTGAAGGCCCCCACCACCAGCAGGCCTGCTCCGGACAGCCCCAGCGCGGACATGCTCCCGCGGAGCACCACCGCCGTCAGGGTGCTCGCCCCCGCCAGCACCAGCAGCAGCGCCAAGACCTGCCCGGCGTAGGACTTCTCCTTCTCGGTGAAGGCGTCCAGGGCCAGGTAGGCCCCCACCAACAGCAACGCCGTGGCGATCAGATCTCCCATCCACAGCGGACGGGACGCCAACAGGGCGATGGGCTTGGTAACGAGGTCCGAGGGGTAGAGCCGGTCGTAGTTGTAGACGAAGAGGTCCGTGAAGTTCTTCGGGTGCTCCGCCAGGTCCTTGCCCACCAGGACGAAGAGGACCAGACCGAACAGCAGGCTCACCGCGTGCTCCGCGGGACCGTCCTGCCACAGCCGGTCGATGAAGAGCGCGATGAGAATGGCCAGCCCTGGCAGGATGGGGAACACATAGTGGTGGAACTTGGTCGCGCTGGAGCCCAGCAGCCAGAAGGTGAAGGCCACCCACAGCACGGCAATGAACGCCAGGTGATCCGCCCGTGAAGCCGAGCGCAGCTTGAGCCGGGACACGACCGCGAATGCACCCGGCAGCAAGGCCACCCACGGGAAGATGGCGTAGCCACCCTGCTCGATGAAGTAGATGAAGGTGCCCCCCGGCGTGGTGGTGTGCACCCCAGCCGTGAGCCGGTTCAGGTGGTCGTGGATGAAGAAGCGGTAGAAGAAGCCCTTGCCCTCGTCATCCACCGCTTCGAACAAGCTCAGGGTGAGGTACCAGGGCACCGCCACCGCGGCGAACACGAGCACGCCCGTCCCCAGCCGCATGTGGAACATCTGTCCCCAGAGCACGGGCATGGGCTGACGTCCCTCCCGCACCTCCTTGCGGAAGGCGCGCGACCCCACCCACTTCAGGTGCGCCCGGAGCGCCTCCATCTTCCAGGGGATGACCGCCAGCAGCGCGTAGATGAGCAGGATGACGGCCGGCAGCCCCACGCCCAGCAGCCCTTTGGCCAGCGCGGACAGTCCACAGAAGATGTAGAAGGCATACCACCAAGCGGTCCGGTGCTTTGCCGTCTCGTCGAGCTGTCCGATGAGCGCGCACGCCATGGCGCAGACCAGCGTGGCGACGAACGGCGTATCCGTCACCGTCTGCCGCGTGAGCAGGAAGTACAGCGGCATGGTGGCCAGCACGAAGCCCGTGGCCAGTCCCGCCCGGAGGCTGACGATCCGCGACACCGCCAACGACAGCAGCGACACCGCGGCGATGCTCAACAGGGCAAACGGCACCCGCATGCCCCACTCGGTGTAGCGGCCCAGCTCCCCCGGCGCATCCAGGGAGCCCACCACCTTCATCCCCAATGCCTGGAGCCACATCGTCATCGGCGGCTTGGAGAAGAACCACGCGCTCTCCCAGAAGGGGTACACGTAGTCGTTGCGCTGCACCATCATCCGCGCCACTTCCCCGTAGTGCGTCTCCCAGGGATCCCACAGCCCCACCGCGCCCAGGTACGGCAGGAAGAGGAGCGCCGCCAGCGCCGAAGTCGCCAACACCACCCGGGCCGTCAACGGCAGCCGCATCCAGCGCTTCACCCACGCTTCTTCGTGGAGGCGCTTGCCGAGCAACACTTCGGCGAAGGTCTCTGCCTGCTGCTGCTTGCCGTCACTCGCCACGGAAAAGGATGCCTCCGTCTGGGTCCAGCCCGCGCTCACCACGGGTGCCGGGTCTTATAGCCGCCGTCCGGCCCTGGGTCGACCACCGCCAGAGGCGCCCGGGCCCTTCCAACCGTCCGAGCGTGCTAGGGACCGGGCGTCACCGTCGCGCGAAGCGCGGCCTCCGCGGCCCGCAGTCTCGGATCCAAGGGGTCCACACGCCGCGCCTCCTCCAGCCGCCGGAGCGCCCCCTCGGCATCCCCTCGGGCCAATTCGCAGCGCACCCCCGCCTCCAGGGCCATCGCCTCGGAAGGCCCATACACCAGCGCCTCCTCGGCCGCGCGGCATCCCTCCTCCACGTGTCCGGACTCGAAGAAGGCCCGCGCCAACTCCACCCGCGTTCCGACCCACGAGGGAGACAGCTTCACGGCCGCCTCGAGGGGTTCCACCGCCTGCGCGGGCTGCCCCCACCTTCGCAGCGTCGTGCCCAGCGCATGCAAGGGCGCCCCGGCACCGGGCACGAGCAGGGCCCGCGCCCGGGCCTCGCGCAACACCGCGGGCTCATCCAGGCGCAGCTCCGCCACCATCCGCTCCACCACGGCGGCGTAGCGCGGATAGGCCGCGGGCCAGGTGAAGACGAGCTGATAGACGAAGTCCCCTTGCGGCACGAAGAACGCCATCAAGTGGGTGACGCCCTCGGGCCCCTGAAGCTCCGCTCGAATGCGCTGGGCCCTCCGGCCATTCACCCGCGCTGGCTCCGGCCCCTGGATCCGGAGAGGCGGCCCTTCGGGCCCGGGCGCCCTCGATGCGAGCGCCGTCTCCAGGAAGCGCCGTGCTTGAAGCTCGCCATCCCCGGGCTCTCCCGTGTCGATGGCCTCCGCGGCGAAGCTGGCCCGCCCCACCCCGGGCAGCCCGTTGGAGAAGGCCACCCGGCCAAACCGGTCCGCCCCCTGGCGCCACCCCCGGGGCATCGTCACCGACACCCCGAACACGCCATCCCGCTCCACCCGCCAGGTGGAGCGCCCGAGCACCCCGAGCGCCGCGCACGCCACGGCCACCAGCACCACCCCGCCCGCGCGGAGCCACCCCACGCTCCGGGGCTCCTCCGGGGTGAGCGTCCGAGGGACCAGGAACACCCCAACCCACAAGCCCGCCACGAAGCCACCCAGGTGCCCGGCGTTGTCCACGCCCGCCGACGTCCAGCCCATCCAAAGGAAAACGAGCACCGTGGGCAGCACCCCCTCGCCCGCCATCCGCCGCGCCAGGGGCGACAGCACGGCCCGGTGCCGCCTGCCCAAAACGATGAGCCCGCCCACACAGCCATAGGCCATACCCGACGCGCCCACGCTCACCTCCTCGGCCCATAATAAGGAGGAGGTCATGGTGGACAGCCCCGAGGCCACCAGCAACGCCGCATAGTCCCACCGCCGCCACGTCCCCTCCAGCACCCACCCCACGGCCAGCAGCACCAGCATGTTGAGGCCCACGTGCGCCCCATCCCGGTGGAGGAAGTTGGCCGTCACCAGCCGCCACGGCTCACCGGCCTCTGTCATGAGAGGACCTACCTTGGCGCCGAAGCGAACCATGGCGTCCACATCCAGCGGCCCCGCGGAGGAGGTCCCTGCGTACACACTGAACTGGACCAGCACCACGCCCAGTGTTACCCAGGGCAGCCGCTTCCAGCGGTCCTCTGAGGGACCGTCTTGCGACAAGGGTCCCTCGGGAGGGGACTTCACGAGGGCCAGCCCCGCTGCTCCTTCTCCCAGAGGGGCAGCAGTCCGGCCAGGTGCCGGATGGACAACAGCCCCCTTCGTGGCCACACAATCCCGAAAAGCCCTGTCATTTGGAGGGGATGCATGTCTTGTAACGATTCAGCCCCTTCTGCTATAGCTGTAAGCGGATCCGACCCGTGCTGAAGCTCATCATCGAAGACGACGAGGGGCGCAAGACCGTTGTTCCCTTCGTACGTGAAGAGATCACTATCGGCCGTCAGGAAGGCAACACCATCCGCCTGACGGAACGAAACGTGTCGCGCCGCCATGCCCGGTTGCTGCGCCAGAACGGGCACGTCGTGGTGGAGGACCTGGGCAGTTCCAACGGGACCCGCATCAACGGCGAGCGCATCAGTGGTCAGTCCGCCATCAAGGATGGCGACCTGCTTCAGATCGGCGACTACGATCTGGCCCTCCAGAACGAGGCAGCCCTCGCGGCCAGCAAGGCCGCCTCGTCGGCGTCCTCCGCGTCGTCGCGGCCCACCCTCCCGGCGGCCCCCGCGCTCAGGGGTTCGGAAGAGCCCAGCGACCCGAATGGCTCCGCGACGGAGGCCGAGACGGAGCTGGAAACGCCCGTCCAGGACGAGGCCTCCGGTCCCTCCACCGGCCCCGAGGGCCGCCGCCACTCCACCTCCATCATCCGGATGGACCAGGTGGAGTCCACGCGCACGCGCAAGGTGCAGGAGCTGGATGCCGCCCAGGCGCCCCGGCTCGTGGTGGTGAGCTCCGAGCTCAAGGGCCAGGAGTTCTCGTGCTTGCGCACGGAGATGCGCGTGGGCCGCACCGATGACAACGACATCGTCATCGACCACCGCTCCCTGTCGCGCACCCACGCCAAGATCGTCCGCGAGGACAACGGTGAGTGGCGCGTCATCGACATGCAGTCGGCCAATGGGATGACCATCAACGGGGAGAGCTACGCCCAGGCCACGCTGAACGGTGGAGACATCATCGAGCTGGGCCACGTGAAGCTGCGCTTCGTGGGGCCCGGCGAGTCCTCTGCTGCCTCGGGGAAGGGGTTTGGCAAGGTCGCCCTCTTTATAGGGCTGGGGCTCCTGGTGGTGGGAGGCGGGGTCTTCTTCTTCCTCGCCGGCCCATCGGACATCCCTCCGGCGCAGCCCATTCCCGTCACCGAGAAGCCATCCCCTCCCCCGGTGAAGAACGAGCCCCCTCCCGCCCAGGAGGAGCCGCCCCCGGAGACGCAGACGCCCGAGCAGGTGGCCGCGCCCGTCGAGCCGAAGCCCACCCCCGTCCCCCCGCCTCCCACCCCACCGGCGGGACCCACGGCGGCGGAGCTGGCCCAGCAGAAGCTCACCGCGTTGATTCAGGAAGCCCAGCAGGCCTTGAACGCGGGCAATCTGGAGAAGGCCGAGGACACCCTCGGCAAGACCCGCAAGGACGGCAAGCTGCCCCCCGAGGCCCAGGAAGTGGCCTCCGTGCTGGACGCCGAGAAGAAGGCGGACAAGGCCCTCCGGGAGGGACAGCTGGCGCTCAAGAACAAGCGCTACGACGAGGTCGACCGGCAGCTGGCGCTCGCCCAGAACTCCACGCTGTTCGCCAAGAGCCGGGAGGATCTGGCCACAGCCCTGGCCAAGGTCCGCGAGGCCCAGGCCAAGGCCGAGCCCAAGCCTCTTCCCACCGTTCCGGTCAAACCGCCTCCCTCCGCCCCCGGCCCTTCCACGCCCAGCGCGCAGGAACAGGCGCGGGCCGCCTACAGTGACGCGGTGAAGCTGTTCAAGGCCCGGCAAATCGACAGCGCCGTCATCCAGGGTAAAAAGTGCGTGGAGCTTGATTCCAGCAACGGTGAATGCCACATGGTGCTCGGCGCGGCGTACGCCACGCTCAAGGACATGACCAAGGCCGCCGAGCACTACCGCCAGTTCCTGAAACTGGCCCCGGATCACAAGCAGGCGCCGAAGGTCAAGAAGAGCCTGGAAGAATACGAGAGCCAGAACCCCAATCGATAAGACGGATTCGGCCCATCCGTTCAACCCCAGTTTCCCAACCGCAGGCGAGGAGTGGCTGTGCAGATCCGCATCCTGGTTGTCGATGACGAGCAGGACAACTGCGACTACCTGAAGCTGGTGCTGACCCGGGAGGGCTACGAGGTCATCACCACCACGGATCCCACCCAGACGGTGGACATCCTTCGGGGGTCCGACTTCCACCTCGTCATCCTCGACATGATGATGCCGCAGATGTCCGGCACCGAGGTGTTGGAGCAGATCCGCAAGTACGACACGGACATCGCGGTCATCGTGGCCACGGCGTACCCCACGGTGGACACGGCGGTTGCCTCGCTCAAGGCGCAGGCGTCCGACTACGTGAAGAAGCCGATGGAGCCGGATCAGTTCATCACCGCGGTCCGCAACGCCCTGCAGAAGAAGGGCTTGTCCCAGGACCCGGAGGCGGACCTCCACCGTGCCATTGGCCGCGTCATCCGAGATGCCCGGAAGACGCAGGAGCTGACGCTCAAGCAGTTGGCGCGGCGCACGGGCCTGTCCGTGTCGCTGCTCTCGCAGATCGAGCGCGCCGAGTCCTCGGCCTCCATCTCGTCGCTGTACAAGATCGCCTCCGCGCTCCAGCTGCGCATGGGCGAGCTGTTCGGCGATACCTGAGCGCGGCCTCAGCGGCCTTGGAAGCGAGGGGGGCGTTTCTCCAGAAACGCCGCCTTCCCCTCCCGGGCGTCGTCGCTGTCGAAGGAAGCCTTCCGCAGGGCCCGGGCCCGCCCACGGGCCTCTTCCGACAGCCCCGGCTCGCCCAGCAAGCCCAGCACTTCCTTCATTCCGGACACGGCCAGCGGCGCGTGTGAGGCCAGCGTGCGGCACAGCTCCAGGGCGGCCCCCTCCGCGGCCTCCGCCTCCTGGCATTCGTCCAGCAATCCCCAGCCGAGCGCCGTTTGTCCATCCAGCTTCCGGGCGGTCAGGAAGAGCGCCTTGGCGCGGGCCAGCCCCACCCTCCGGGCCACGCGCGCCATGCCATCCACCGCGTAGACGATGCCCAACCGGGCCGGCGGCATGCAGAAGACAGTCTCCGGCGTGCCGACCCGGAAGTCACAGGCCGAGGCCAAGTCGAACCCCGCCCCAAAGGCAGCCCCCCGCACCAACGCCACGCTGGGCACGGGGTGCCGTTCGAGCCGGGACAGGAATGCCATCA encodes the following:
- a CDS encoding ABC transporter permease subunit, whose translation is MAFRPKRALAIFWKDFLDLRKNVGLLLSMGVLPLVFVLVPIGVVWAYAARPDDPNLRVIAQYYNQDLLLGENAALFLIDKTLTDWFGMFLVMPVFVPILISSQSVAGEKERRTLEPLLSSPVTAAELVAGKSLASLVPAVGISWVAFFVFCVGVDVVAWPLVQAPLMPNALWTFGIFVLAPLFAFFGNGVAVLLSARVSEARTAQQLSALVVLPLVGLVGGQIAGWLNAGVGYYALQGFVVLLLDGVLLVASVRLLDRERLISRWG
- a CDS encoding rhomboid family intramembrane serine protease, encoding MSQDGPSEDRWKRLPWVTLGVVLVQFSVYAGTSSAGPLDVDAMVRFGAKVGPLMTEAGEPWRLVTANFLHRDGAHVGLNMLVLLAVGWVLEGTWRRWDYAALLVASGLSTMTSSLLWAEEVSVGASGMAYGCVGGLIVLGRRHRAVLSPLARRMAGEGVLPTVLVFLWMGWTSAGVDNAGHLGGFVAGLWVGVFLVPRTLTPEEPRSVGWLRAGGVVLVAVACAALGVLGRSTWRVERDGVFGVSVTMPRGWRQGADRFGRVAFSNGLPGVGRASFAAEAIDTGEPGDGELQARRFLETALASRAPGPEGPPLRIQGPEPARVNGRRAQRIRAELQGPEGVTHLMAFFVPQGDFVYQLVFTWPAAYPRYAAVVERMVAELRLDEPAVLREARARALLVPGAGAPLHALGTTLRRWGQPAQAVEPLEAAVKLSPSWVGTRVELARAFFESGHVEEGCRAAEEALVYGPSEAMALEAGVRCELARGDAEGALRRLEEARRVDPLDPRLRAAEAALRATVTPGP
- a CDS encoding ArnT family glycosyltransferase, with the protein product MASDGKQQQAETFAEVLLGKRLHEEAWVKRWMRLPLTARVVLATSALAALLFLPYLGAVGLWDPWETHYGEVARMMVQRNDYVYPFWESAWFFSKPPMTMWLQALGMKVVGSLDAPGELGRYTEWGMRVPFALLSIAAVSLLSLAVSRIVSLRAGLATGFVLATMPLYFLLTRQTVTDTPFVATLVCAMACALIGQLDETAKHRTAWWYAFYIFCGLSALAKGLLGVGLPAVILLIYALLAVIPWKMEALRAHLKWVGSRAFRKEVREGRQPMPVLWGQMFHMRLGTGVLVFAAVAVPWYLTLSLFEAVDDEGKGFFYRFFIHDHLNRLTAGVHTTTPGGTFIYFIEQGGYAIFPWVALLPGAFAVVSRLKLRSASRADHLAFIAVLWVAFTFWLLGSSATKFHHYVFPILPGLAILIALFIDRLWQDGPAEHAVSLLFGLVLFVLVGKDLAEHPKNFTDLFVYNYDRLYPSDLVTKPIALLASRPLWMGDLIATALLLVGAYLALDAFTEKEKSYAGQVLALLLVLAGASTLTAVVLRGSMSALGLSGAGLLVVGAFTVWHALRKGNEDRVGLLLLTAVYVLAGGLLCWKGFGGPLGEDALLRVLMDPVNVKKGLGFAFAVGGGISVVAALRQTRSVLFGSFWLFALLFAVWFNWYHWVSLSHHWTQRDLFWRYYRQRQPGEPIAAFMMNWRGETFYSRNTVEQFRGGDSSARMRNYAAQPGREWALVEHNRLSVLSNAVGAGKSVKVIDRDINNKFILVTID
- a CDS encoding alpha-ketoglutarate-dependent dioxygenase AlkB, which gives rise to MTGQEEERPEGLLYVPDFLTAAEEAQLLAHLRGVSFSEIRMRGQVARRRSAHFGWLYGYESWQVEPGPALPDFLLPLRSRCAVLMGEPPEQLVEALLNEYPPGAAIGWHRDAPMFGQQVVGVSLGGACRMRFQRDQGEARRTYALELAPRSAYVLGGESRSTWQHSIPAVKQERYSITFRTLKAP
- a CDS encoding S8 family peptidase, with product MWISKKRLMSLSLLSLVACGQDMSAGEDVAPSAVGTVENFLRSDRAVPGQYIVMLKAGTGEVEALSKDLAHRYGGEVFEVYTSAARGFAVRMSEAAAKSLARHPSVAFVEEDGLFQEEQEGFTLQTVQPTSSAGLDRIDQHTLPLNGTFTYSLTGAGVNAYIVATGIRKTHVEFQPNQVVTGYDAVTPGGDASDCVGVGTHSAGIVGGAQHGVAKGVKLWSVRVLDCQGASTTSRIISGLNWVTANHISPAVAHLPFGGAVSTALDNAVVNLINSGVPVVVPAGSNNANACNYSPARVAQAITVGSSTVSDSVASFSNYGSCVDLYAPGTATAAWYTSDTAYQTLSGGGVSSAFVTGVVALYLQGNPAASAPIVNSAIINNATQGVLTGLPAGSFNRLLYTNY
- a CDS encoding ABC transporter ATP-binding protein; this encodes MSGIQVRGLAKRFGTRTAVEGLTFDVLPGEVFGLLGPNGAGKTTTVRMLTGLLQPTEGEATVGGYSIRTDGEALRGAVGLLTEQPGLYERLTARENLRFFMKLHELDEAATWPRVRSYLERFGLAGREDEACGGFSKGMRQKLAIVRTLVHGPQVIFLDEPTSGLDPESARVVRDAVAELASEGRTIVLCSHNLAEVERLCSRVAIIQGRLLALAPLGELRRAGLSLEVRVEGEAERFVTVLDALPFKPHVLSEGGKLRVLLTEESQAPDVLACLVNAGARVHSAIPAHRPLEEVYLELIRQGRV
- a CDS encoding SPFH domain-containing protein; this encodes MGLFDTIKGETKRNFIARADEAKGEIIFKYPEKNVRMLTQLTVDADEVALFVKDGKVEGKLGPGRHQLDTKNIPFLSRLLEKFTGGDLFISEIFFISTREHTGLKFGGPIGDVRDPETGLGIGTMVYGDFSIRVTEPERLVVGLVGMGRSSNDDFVGWFKSQVLKVTRDRIAELLVKKRWPLLDVTSGAYTEEIETEVIAGLKPHVDSYGLTVVRMGNFHVSIKEEDEATLKKFSKDAAYSRMAGGFQNYAQGQAMLGASEGMAKGGGHGSGSDGALQGMGLGMGMGMAQMFANNQQQARQAPQGPAPEAAGGGDSRTPAQRLKELHELHKAGVLSDDEYSTKRAELMKLL